In Calidithermus timidus DSM 17022, the following are encoded in one genomic region:
- the aroF gene encoding 3-deoxy-7-phosphoheptulonate synthase — MLIILKHGAGQAEIESIVAEVRRVGYRPHVSEGDSTTLIGAIGKGPTPELLEHFRALPEVAEVIPISKPYKLASLEVQPKPSVISWPTGSTGGNAFMVAAGPCGVESREQILTAARFVKRHGAQMLRGGAFKPRTSPYSYQGMGREGLELLVEARTETGLPIVTEVLSPEQVELVAHHADMLQIGARNAQNFALLQAVGETNKPVMLKRGMSMTLEEFLMSAEYVLSRGNLKVILVERGIRTFEKATRFTLDVSAVPVLKSLTHLPVWIDPSHAAGKRDYVIPLALAGVAAGADGIIVETHPEPEKALSDAAQQLHEHEFALLMKKVRAILPAVGKQMVGGLELA, encoded by the coding sequence ATGCTGATCATCCTCAAGCACGGCGCAGGGCAGGCAGAGATCGAGAGCATCGTCGCGGAAGTCCGGCGGGTGGGCTACCGGCCCCATGTCTCGGAGGGCGATTCCACGACGCTGATCGGGGCCATCGGCAAAGGCCCTACGCCCGAATTGCTCGAGCACTTTAGGGCCTTGCCGGAGGTAGCCGAAGTGATCCCCATCAGCAAGCCCTACAAGCTCGCCAGCCTCGAGGTCCAGCCCAAGCCCTCGGTGATCTCCTGGCCCACCGGCTCCACCGGCGGCAACGCCTTCATGGTCGCCGCCGGGCCCTGCGGCGTGGAGTCGCGCGAGCAGATCCTCACCGCCGCCCGCTTCGTCAAGCGCCACGGCGCCCAGATGCTGCGCGGCGGAGCCTTCAAGCCCCGCACCTCCCCCTACTCCTACCAGGGCATGGGCCGCGAAGGGCTCGAGCTGCTGGTCGAAGCCCGCACCGAGACCGGCCTGCCCATCGTGACCGAGGTGCTCTCCCCCGAGCAGGTCGAGCTGGTGGCCCATCACGCCGACATGCTCCAGATCGGCGCGCGCAATGCCCAAAACTTCGCGCTCTTGCAGGCGGTGGGCGAGACCAACAAGCCGGTGATGCTCAAGCGCGGCATGAGCATGACGCTCGAGGAATTCCTCATGAGCGCCGAGTACGTGCTCTCGAGGGGCAACCTCAAGGTCATCCTCGTCGAGCGCGGCATCCGCACCTTCGAGAAGGCCACCCGCTTCACCCTCGACGTCTCGGCGGTACCGGTGCTCAAGTCCTTGACCCACCTGCCGGTGTGGATCGACCCCTCCCACGCCGCGGGCAAGCGCGACTACGTGATCCCGCTGGCCCTGGCCGGGGTGGCTGCCGGAGCCGACGGGATCATCGTCGAGACCCACCCCGAACCCGAAAAAGCCCTCTCCGACGCAGCCCAGCAGCTCCACGAGCACGAGTTCGCTCTGCTGATGAAGAAAGTCCGGGCCATCTTGCCCGCGGTGGGCAAACAGATGGTGGGCGGTCTCGAGCTTGCCTGA
- a CDS encoding prephenate dehydrogenase/arogenate dehydrogenase family protein produces the protein MKPLFDKVGIFGIGLLGGSVALGLRERFLANEVHAYDPDPSALEDALALGVADRVHTAPGSWVGELDLGVLAAPVGVLTEVGRQLAPFARPDSLWTDVGSVKGPVVQALAEVLPNFVGSHPMAGSEKAGVEAAHAGLLQNAVWVITPTPETPPQALEHIRRLVKELGAYPLEIPPTLHDRLVARISHLPYLLAVALNRMVARDEHQELLMFLAAGGFRDLTRVASGSPRMSRDMVVENREALREAVEELRAVLAELEQLLERPEELLEAAQAAKRTRDSLPIVKRSLLPTLHELVVQVPDKPGQIAKISNALGDAYINIKQFEVLAIRDEGGAIRMGFATAEEREAARRILENIGYRLR, from the coding sequence ATGAAACCCCTCTTCGACAAGGTCGGCATCTTCGGCATCGGCCTGCTGGGGGGCAGCGTGGCGCTGGGCCTGCGCGAGCGCTTCCTGGCCAACGAGGTTCACGCCTACGACCCCGACCCCTCGGCCCTCGAGGACGCCCTCGCCCTGGGCGTGGCCGACAGGGTGCACACCGCGCCGGGAAGCTGGGTCGGCGAGCTGGACCTAGGCGTGCTGGCCGCGCCGGTGGGCGTGCTCACCGAGGTGGGCCGGCAGCTCGCCCCCTTCGCCCGCCCCGACAGCCTCTGGACCGACGTGGGCAGCGTCAAAGGGCCGGTGGTGCAGGCGCTTGCGGAGGTGCTACCCAACTTCGTGGGCAGCCACCCCATGGCCGGCAGCGAGAAGGCCGGGGTGGAAGCAGCCCACGCGGGCCTGCTGCAAAACGCGGTGTGGGTCATCACCCCCACGCCCGAGACACCGCCCCAAGCCCTTGAGCATATCCGCCGCCTGGTCAAGGAGCTCGGCGCCTATCCGCTCGAGATCCCCCCCACCCTCCACGACCGCCTGGTGGCCCGCATCTCCCACCTCCCCTACCTGCTGGCGGTGGCCCTCAACCGCATGGTAGCCCGCGACGAGCACCAGGAGCTGCTGATGTTCCTGGCCGCCGGGGGCTTCCGCGACCTGACCCGCGTGGCCTCGGGCTCCCCGCGCATGAGCCGCGACATGGTGGTGGAGAACCGCGAAGCCTTGCGCGAGGCGGTGGAGGAGCTCAGGGCGGTGCTGGCCGAACTCGAGCAGCTGCTCGAGCGCCCCGAGGAATTGCTCGAGGCCGCCCAAGCCGCCAAGCGCACCCGCGACTCGCTGCCCATCGTCAAGCGCAGCCTGCTCCCCACCCTGCACGAGCTGGTGGTGCAGGTGCCCGACAAGCCCGGCCAGATCGCCAAGATCTCCAACGCCCTGGGCGACGCCTACATCAACATCAAGCAGTTCGAGGTGCTGGCCATCCGCGACGAGGGTGGGGCCATCCGCATGGGCTTCGCCACGGCCGAAGAACGCGAGGCGGCCCGGCGAATCCTGGAGAACATCGGCTACCGGTTGCGGTGA
- a CDS encoding DUF1648 domain-containing protein codes for MLNWLLAALDLLLLLGLWGYGLLAYEKLPERIPTHFDLQGNALAWGPKSSLLQVLLIFSGLTALILALSALTLRDARLTWLKVPHKDRLLRLPPAARREALSVVWGFLWALLLGVLLVAWLISWMIARYAHGTPLPGGLVIAGEVLILAYVGILTGLLGRSLRGVLERLEDRISGEKPR; via the coding sequence ATGCTCAATTGGTTGTTGGCTGCCCTCGACCTGCTGCTCCTGCTCGGTCTGTGGGGGTATGGCCTGCTGGCCTATGAAAAGCTCCCCGAGCGGATTCCCACCCACTTCGACCTTCAGGGCAATGCGCTGGCGTGGGGGCCAAAGTCGAGCCTGCTCCAAGTTCTCCTTATCTTTAGCGGACTCACCGCTTTGATCCTTGCCCTTTCGGCCCTGACCTTGCGGGATGCCCGCCTCACCTGGCTGAAGGTCCCGCACAAGGACCGGCTGCTCCGCCTCCCCCCGGCGGCCCGGCGGGAGGCGCTTTCGGTGGTGTGGGGCTTCTTGTGGGCGCTGCTGTTGGGGGTGCTGCTCGTGGCCTGGCTGATCAGCTGGATGATAGCCCGCTACGCCCACGGCACCCCGTTGCCGGGCGGCTTGGTGATCGCCGGGGAGGTGCTCATCCTCGCCTATGTTGGGATCCTCACGGGTCTTCTGGGGCGCAGCTTACGGGGGGTGCTCGAGCGGCTCGAGGACAGGATCAGCGGGGAAAAGCCCAGGTGA
- a CDS encoding FAD-linked oxidase C-terminal domain-containing protein gives MKLLAPLLERLSPRKVLTDLPQRQLYRYDAIAVGETPAAVVLPETTQDVVEVVRFARAAGLPVVARGAASGLSGGAVPVRESIVVAFTRMTRLELDPIRRIAIAQPGVVTAWISERAKPHGLYYPPDPASFRTSTLGGNLAENAGGPMCFKRGVTGDYVRELEFVDAEGEVHRLGREAYDLPGLLIGSEGTLGLITEATLRLEPLPKHTRTLMAHFAEVGQAAEAVSKAIAAGAVPSRLEFMDQGCIRAVEDYLHLGLPLDAAALLLVDTDGDDPEVVAEELEWVAQACRAAGGVVRLANSPAEAEGLWKARRSVSPAIGRIRSKRMNEDIAVPRSSLPAVVREIEALGKQYGLPLVQFGHIGDGNLHPNILYDPKTDPEERVWELAHEVARVALRHGGVLSGEHGIGLMKREFMREATDPQTLAILWDVKRRLDPEGRLNPGKVLPE, from the coding sequence GACCCCAGCGGCGGTCGTGCTACCCGAGACCACCCAGGACGTGGTGGAGGTGGTGCGCTTCGCCCGGGCGGCGGGCCTGCCCGTGGTGGCGCGGGGGGCGGCCAGCGGGTTATCGGGCGGGGCGGTGCCGGTGCGGGAGAGCATCGTCGTCGCTTTTACCCGCATGACCCGCCTCGAGCTCGACCCCATTCGCCGCATCGCCATCGCCCAGCCGGGGGTGGTCACGGCCTGGATCAGCGAGCGGGCTAAGCCCCACGGGCTGTACTACCCACCCGACCCGGCCTCCTTCCGCACCAGCACCCTCGGGGGAAACCTGGCCGAGAACGCCGGGGGCCCGATGTGCTTCAAGCGCGGTGTGACCGGCGATTACGTGCGCGAGCTCGAGTTTGTGGATGCCGAGGGCGAGGTGCACCGCCTTGGCCGCGAGGCCTACGACCTGCCGGGTCTGCTCATCGGCAGCGAGGGTACGCTGGGCCTCATCACCGAAGCCACGCTGAGACTCGAGCCCCTCCCCAAGCACACCCGCACCCTCATGGCCCACTTCGCCGAGGTGGGGCAGGCCGCCGAGGCCGTTTCCAAGGCCATTGCGGCGGGGGCGGTACCCTCGAGGCTGGAGTTCATGGACCAAGGCTGCATCCGCGCGGTCGAGGACTACCTGCACCTGGGCTTACCGCTGGACGCGGCGGCATTGCTGCTCGTGGACACCGACGGCGACGACCCCGAGGTGGTGGCGGAGGAGTTGGAGTGGGTGGCCCAGGCCTGCCGGGCCGCGGGCGGGGTGGTGCGCTTGGCGAACAGCCCGGCGGAAGCCGAGGGGCTGTGGAAGGCGCGGCGCTCGGTGTCTCCGGCCATTGGGCGCATCCGCTCCAAGCGCATGAACGAGGACATCGCCGTGCCGCGCTCGAGCCTCCCCGCCGTGGTGCGCGAGATCGAAGCCCTGGGCAAGCAGTACGGGCTCCCGCTGGTGCAGTTCGGCCACATCGGCGACGGCAACCTCCACCCCAACATCCTCTACGACCCCAAGACCGACCCCGAGGAGCGGGTGTGGGAGCTGGCCCACGAGGTCGCGCGGGTGGCGCTGCGCCACGGTGGGGTGCTCTCGGGCGAGCACGGCATCGGCCTGATGAAGCGCGAGTTCATGCGCGAGGCGACGGACCCACAGACCCTGGCCATCCTCTGGGACGTCAAGCGCCGCCTGGACCCCGAGGGGCGTCTGAACCCCGGGAAAGTCCTTCCGGAGTAG